The following are encoded together in the Tripterygium wilfordii isolate XIE 37 chromosome 18, ASM1340144v1, whole genome shotgun sequence genome:
- the LOC119984314 gene encoding scarecrow-like protein 8, producing MASEFSGGGPEFYSAGRSINTAMTSNVSQSPYRSQLSQIFLDPASQITQQRTANQSLIGKRTLTDFQSHQTYQTPQQLNRFFPRSVKPRMYQNTSPISTLSPIELSANLSSDVYSLSSISPASILSEHRQRCGLRPLQRQMPHHLSPMNAGPVLQSGVPYMNDAQKGIASMNNQESEKMLNRLQELEKQLLDDNDDDEGDAVSVITNINSEWSETIQNLFSSSSPSAISTSPTNSSTSSYCSLSSSAATPVSNCSKETVIEAATAIYDGKAEAATEILTRLSQFANRKGNSEQRVTEYMSLALKSRSNSFDSPPPVAEMYGNDHIGSIQLLYDISPCFKLGFVAANQAILDATLDEPNTDKFHVVDFDIGQGDQYVNLLHALSSRRKPPVTFKITAVSDNGSEERLRLVGDMLSQQAKRVGSTLHFNVAVGQKISNLSRESLGCEPDEPLAVNFAFNLYRMPDESVSTENPRDELLRRVKGLAPRVVTLVEQEINTNTAPFVARVGEVWSYYGALFDSIESTVARDSAERVKVEEGLGRKLGNSVACEGRDRLERCEVFGKWRARMGMAGFNLKPMSPNLGESMRARLSSGNRPNPGFTVKEENGGVCFGWMGRTLTVASAWS from the coding sequence ATGGCATCGGAATTTTCCGGCGGAGGTCCGGAATTTTACAGCGCAGGCAGATCCATTAACACCGCCATGACCAGCAACGTTTCTCAGTCTCCTTACCGATCCCAGCTCTCTCAAATATTCCTCGACCCCGCGTCGCAGATAACTCAACAGAGAACAGCAAATCAAAGCCTGATCGGAAAGCGAACGCTTACCGACTTTCAATCACACCAGACATACCAAACTCCACAACAATTGAACAGATTCTTTCCCCGTTCCGTGAAGCCACGGATGTACCAGAATACATCTCCGATATCAACTCTGTCTCCGATTGAATTGTCTGCTAACCTGTCTTCTGATGTGTATTCTTTGTCTTCTATCTCGCCGGCTTCTATTTTGTCAGAGCACCGGCAGCGCTGCGGCTTGAGGCCTCTACAACGGCAGATGCCGCACCACCTCTCGCCAATGAACGCAGGGCCTGTATTACAGTCCGGTGTACCGTACATGAACGACGCTCAGAAGGGAATAGCTAGTATGAATAATCAGGAATCAGAGAAGATGTTGAATCGGCTGCAGGAGCTGGAGAAGCAGCTTCTTGACGACAACGATGACGATGAGGGAGATGCGGTCTCTGTTATTACGAATATTAATAGCGAGTGGTCAGAGACCATACAGAACCTGTTCAGCTCGTCAAGTCCATCGGCGATTTCTACTTCTCCAACAAACTCCTCCACCTCTTCTTACTGTTCGTTGTCTTCATCAGCTGCCACTCCTGTCTCGAATTGTTCCAAAGAGACTGTAATCGAGGCTGCTACCGCCATTTACGATGGGAAAGCAGAGGCGGCCACCGAGATCTTGACGCGCTTGTCACAGTTTGCAAACAGGAAGGGCAATTCGGAGCAGCGAGTGACGGAATACATGTCGTTGGCCCTGAAATCACGCTCGAACTCTTTCGATAGCCCGCCTCCTGTCGCGGAGATGTACGGTAACGATCATATTGGTTCGATTCAGCTGCTTTACGATATCTCCCCATGTTTCAAACTGGGTTTCGTGGCGGCGAATCAAGCTATTCTTGACGCCACGCTAGACGAGCCAAACACGGATAAGTTCCATGTTGTTGATTTCGATATTGGGCAGGGAGATCAGTACGTGAATCTCCTACACGCGCTCTCCTCGCGTCGTAAGCCGCCTGTTACTTTCAAGATCACCGCTGTTTCAGATAATGGTAGCGAAGAACGGCTGAGGCTGGTTGGTGATATGTTGAGCCAGCAAGCGAAGCGGGTTGGATCTACTCTCCATTTCAATGTTGCCGTGGGTCAGAAAATCAGTAATCTAAGCCGTGAATCACTGGGTTGCGAACCGGACGAGCCGCTGGCAGTGAATTTCGCGTTCAATCTGTACCGGATGCCCGACGAGAGTGTCTCGACGGAGAATCCACGGGACGAGCTTCTCCGCCGCGTGAAAGGATTGGCACCGAGAGTGGTGACCCTAGTGGAGCAGGAGATAAATACGAATACGGCGCCGTTCGTAGCGCGGGTGGGGGAGGTGTGGTCGTATTATGGAGCGTTATTTGACTCGATTGAGAGCACTGTGGCTAGGGACAGTGCAGAACGAGTCAAAGTAGAGGAGGGACTGGGTCGGAAACTCGGCAACTCGGTTGCTTGCGAGGGTAGGGACCGCTTGGAGAGATGCGAGGTGTTTGGGAAGTGGCGGGCCCGCATGGGTATGGCTGGGTTCAATTTGAAACCAATGAGTCCGAATTTGGGCGAGTCAATGCGTGCCAGGCTCAGTTCAGGAAACCGACCCAACCCGGGCTTCACCGTTAAAGAAGAGAACGGAGGGGTTTGTTTTGGCTGGATGGGTCGAACTCTAACCGTCGCATCTGCTTGGAGTTAA